The DNA region GGTAGTTTTAGGGTCTAGTTTTACCATCATTCCGTATTTGCGGGCAAAATAGCCCGGTTTGTTTAAATCCGGCATGATAGTGTTCTCGGTAAAGTAGGTGTCCAGCGCGTCCGCTTCTTCTTCGGTCATTTCTGCCATACTACCCTCCTATAGATTGAAAAAATCACGATACGCCTTGCGGCATGGCATGAAAAACATTGATAGTCCGCTCATCAATCACATTATAAAGGATTTCCAATAAATTACCATTGCGGTCAATCCCGATCAGGAGATTCTTGTCTTCTTCACCAGGCAAGAGGTGATCATAGAGGCGTAGCTCAAACGCATGCCGAATATCCAGCTCTTTTATATTATGCTTGAAGGCGGATGCCCTAAAAACGATTTTTTCTTCCACAATATGTTTCAAATATAGCCGGGAAGGAAGAGGATTTCAAGGAAACGAGAGGCGTCTGGCGCCGAATTTGACAGATTTCATATATATTACTCATCTCAAGATTCGTGAATATTTTGCTTGACATGTTGATATTGACATGTTATCATGCACATATCTTAGAGATGGAGGTTAATTATGGGTGTGATTAAGGATTCGTTATCCAACCTGGATGATGAAAAAGCTTTAGCGGAAGTCAAAAAGGCCCTGGACGCCAATACGGCGCCGGACAAAATCCTGGGGGAGTGCCAGGACGCCATGGTAGCCATAGGCAACGCCTTTTCTGCGGGGACTATGTTCGTTTCGGACCTGATGATGGCCGGGGCCATCTTCGAGGATATCAGCAAACTGGTATTGCCTAAAATAAAAGCAGCCGGAACCGGGAAAAGTGGCGCCAAGGTGGTCATCGGCACGGTTAAAAACGATATCCACAATATCGGCAAGGACATTGTAGCCAATATGCTGACCGCCTCGGGGTTTGATGTTATTGATGTGGGGGTTGATGTGCCGGCGGAAAATTTTGTCAAAGCGGTGAAGGACAGCGGCGCTAAGGCGCTGGCCATGTCCTGTCTGCTGGTTTCCTGTTATGATTCCATTAAGGATACTGTGGAGGCTCTGAAAAAAGAAGGGCTTAGGGACAAGGTAAAGATCATCATAGGCGGCGGGCCGGTGGATGATCATGTGGTTAAGTATTCAGGGGCGGATGGCTTTGGTTTGGATCCCCAGGCATGTATCCATCTCTGCGAGGAGGCTTATGCATGAATTACAATGATTTGTATAACCAACGCTATGATAAGATCAAAGACACAATCGCTTTTAAGAATAAACATGCCACTGCAGTCTATATGGGCAGTACAACCCCTGCAGCGGAAGAGGGCATGACCATCGCCGAATATCTGACTGATCCGCACAAAACGATGGACCTTTTTTTCCATTATGTAGGACGTCTCAACGAGAGGGGTCAGATAGACGGGTTGAATACCATGCATCCAACTGTTCAAAATGTGCCTCTTGCCTCCAGATGGTGGTCATTAATCAAGATGCCGGGACGGGAACTTCCTCCCAATTCGATATGGCAGGTTGATGAAAAGGCTAATATTGATGTTAGTGATTATGATTTCATTATCAAGAATGGTTTGGATGCAATGACCCAAAGGTTATTGCCGAGCCTTGTCCCTGACGAAGATTTAAAAATTTTCAAGACCGCAGTCCAGGAGCGGCCACAGATAATGCAGAGATATGTTGATGAGGGATATCCTCTGTTATCCTGTGGAACCATTGCTCCGCCTTTTGAAACATTGTGCGGTGGGCGGGGGATGAATAAATTCTATATGGACTGCTATAAAATACCCGATAAAATCAAGGAAACCCTGGATGTGATGATGGTGGATATCCGAAAAAATATTGCGGGGATGTCTACTGAGAAATTCATGCTAGGCGTCTGGATTGGCGGATGGCGTGGGG from Treponema primitia ZAS-2 includes:
- a CDS encoding cobalamin B12-binding domain-containing protein — its product is MGVIKDSLSNLDDEKALAEVKKALDANTAPDKILGECQDAMVAIGNAFSAGTMFVSDLMMAGAIFEDISKLVLPKIKAAGTGKSGAKVVIGTVKNDIHNIGKDIVANMLTASGFDVIDVGVDVPAENFVKAVKDSGAKALAMSCLLVSCYDSIKDTVEALKKEGLRDKVKIIIGGGPVDDHVVKYSGADGFGLDPQACIHLCEEAYA
- a CDS encoding uroporphyrinogen decarboxylase family protein — protein: MNYNDLYNQRYDKIKDTIAFKNKHATAVYMGSTTPAAEEGMTIAEYLTDPHKTMDLFFHYVGRLNERGQIDGLNTMHPTVQNVPLASRWWSLIKMPGRELPPNSIWQVDEKANIDVSDYDFIIKNGLDAMTQRLLPSLVPDEDLKIFKTAVQERPQIMQRYVDEGYPLLSCGTIAPPFETLCGGRGMNKFYMDCYKIPDKIKETLDVMMVDIRKNIAGMSTEKFMLGVWIGGWRGASNLVNQKIWDTLVWPYIKEIAGLLIAKGITPILHMDACWDRDIARFKELPARSVILNTDGMTDLRKARKILGDHAAFLGDVPVQMLAISSKAEVEEYIRRLIGDIGAQGLLLAPGCDAPSNAKFENMAAIYELAKEF